From one Coffea eugenioides isolate CCC68of chromosome 11, Ceug_1.0, whole genome shotgun sequence genomic stretch:
- the LOC113751202 gene encoding pectate lyase-like, translating to MLAHPAFQFVLFITLVLTPVLVISSSASSAASVKDPDLVVQDVQRSMNASRRNLGYLSCGTGNPIDDCWRCDPDWENNRQRLADCGIGFGKDAMGGRNGRIYVVTDAGDDDAVNPKPGTLRHAVIQDEPLWIIFKRDMVIQLRQELVMNSHKTIDGRGASVHISGGPCITIHYATNIIIHGIHIHDCKQGGNGNIRDSPEHSGYWTVSDGDGISIFGGQHVWVDHCSLSNCHDGLIDAIHGSTAITISNNYFTNHDKVMLLGHSDYYTQDKNMQVTIAFNHFGEGLVQRMPRCRHGYFHVVNNDYTHWEMYAVGGSAAPTINSQGNRFLAPNENFRKEVTKHEDAPESEWQHWNWRSEGDLMLNGAYFRESGAAGASSTNYARASSLSARPSSLVGSITVAAGALTCRGGSRC from the exons ATGTTGGCTCATCCAGCATTTCAATTTGTCCTTTTCATCACCCTGGTTCTGACTCCGGTCTTAGTAATTTCCTCCTCCGCCTCCTCTGCTGCTTCAGTCAAAGACCCTGATCTTGTCGTGCAAGATGTTCAGAG GAGCATGAATGCATCGAGGAGGAACCTGGGGTACCTGTCTTGCGGGACTGGGAACCCCATCGATGATTGCTGGCGGTGCGACCCCGACTGGGAGAACAACCGCCAGCGTTTAGCCGACTGCGGCATTGGGTTTGGAAAGGACGCCATGGGTGGAAGGAACGGGCGAATCTACGTGGTAACCGACGCTGGGGACGACGATGCGGTCAACCCAAAGCCAGGCACCCTAAGGCATGCGGTTATACAAGACGAACCTCTGTGGATCATCTTCAAAAGAGACATGGTAATCCAGCTCAGGCAAGAGCTGGTGATGAACTCCCACAAAACCATCGACGGAAGGGGCGCAAGCGTTCACATCTCCGGCGGACCGTGCATTACCATCCACTACGCAACTAACATCATCATCCACGGCATTCACATCCACGACTGTAAGCAGGGAGGGAATGGGAACATCAGGGACTCCCCTGAACACTCGGGATATTGGACGGTTTCTGACGGTGATGGAATTTCCATTTTTGGTGGGCAGCACGTCTGGGTCGATCATTGTTCCTTGTCCAACTGCCATGACGGCCTCATCGATGCCATCCACGGATCCACGGCCATCACCATATCCAACAACTACTTCACTAATCACGACAAAGTCATGCTCCTGGGACACAGCGACTATTACACGCAAGACAAAAACATGCAGGTCACCATTGCTTTCAACCATTTCGGCGAAGGGCTGGTGCAGCGGATGCCAAGGTGCAGACACGGCTACTTTCACGTGGTGAATAATGACTACACCCACTGGGAAATGTACGCCGTCGGCGGGAGCGCAGCCCCTACCATCAACAGCCAGGGGAATAGATTTCTTGCGCCCAACGAAAACTTCAGGAAAGAGGTGACCAAGCACGAGGATGCACCGGAAAGTGAATGGCAACATTGGAACTGGAGGTCGGAGGGAGACTTGATGCTGAATGGGGCCTACTTCCGGGAGTCAGGGGCGGCAGGTGCATCATCCACTAACTACGCCAGGGCTTCCAGTTTAAGCGCCAGACCATCTTCCCTTGTGGGTTCAATCACCGTTGCCGCAGGTGCGCTTACCTGCCGCGGGGGCTCCCGTTGCTGA